From Arcticibacter tournemirensis, one genomic window encodes:
- a CDS encoding OsmC family protein, with product MKIELNRINEAVHFEAAGSGSINVHIEGSPELGGEGQGVRPMELVLMALGSCSALDLIQILKKQRQEIQDFSVSVEGERADAIPAVFTKIHMKFKLSGNVDQAKAEKAAELAVKKYCSVHDMLAAGGVEINYEIAVSS from the coding sequence ATGAAGATAGAATTAAACCGCATTAACGAGGCTGTTCATTTTGAAGCCGCAGGATCAGGAAGCATTAACGTTCACATCGAAGGCTCTCCCGAACTCGGTGGCGAAGGACAAGGGGTACGCCCTATGGAACTCGTACTGATGGCCCTCGGATCATGCAGCGCTTTGGATCTTATACAGATCCTCAAAAAACAACGCCAGGAAATTCAGGACTTTTCCGTATCAGTTGAAGGCGAGCGTGCAGACGCAATACCCGCTGTTTTTACCAAAATCCACATGAAATTTAAGCTAAGCGGCAATGTTGATCAAGCTAAAGCAGAAAAAGCGGCTGAGCTGGCCGTAAAAAAGTATTGCTCCGTTCATGATATGTTAGCCGCCGGAGGAGTTGAAATTAATTATGAAATAGCGGTAAGTAGTTAG
- a CDS encoding undecaprenyl-diphosphate phosphatase, protein MTILEAIILAIIEGLTEFLPVSSTGHMIIGSSLMGIQSNEFVKLFTVVIQLGTILSVVVLYFKRFFQSFDFYFKLLVAFIPAIIFGALLSDTIDQLLESPLAVAISLVLGGVVLLYADKWFNNPEIDSTEQISYPTAFKIGLFQCLAMIPGVSRSGATIIGGMSQKLSRKAAAEFSFFLAVPTMLGATAKKLYDFYKSGYEFKDNELTLLLVGNIVGFIVAIIAIKSFIGYVTKHGFRIFGWYRIVVGGIILILLLAGKSLQIV, encoded by the coding sequence ATGACTATTCTTGAAGCAATTATCCTGGCCATCATTGAAGGCCTGACCGAGTTTTTGCCCGTTTCGTCTACCGGCCATATGATTATCGGCTCTTCCCTGATGGGAATCCAGTCGAACGAATTTGTAAAACTGTTTACCGTAGTCATCCAGTTAGGCACTATTCTATCCGTAGTTGTTCTTTATTTCAAACGTTTTTTCCAGAGCTTCGATTTCTATTTCAAGCTTCTGGTGGCCTTCATTCCTGCAATCATATTTGGCGCATTGCTTAGCGACACTATCGATCAATTGCTGGAAAGCCCGCTCGCAGTCGCTATATCGCTGGTACTTGGAGGAGTTGTATTGCTTTACGCAGATAAATGGTTCAACAATCCGGAAATTGATTCAACCGAGCAGATTAGTTATCCTACGGCTTTTAAGATTGGCCTTTTTCAGTGCCTTGCTATGATTCCGGGTGTATCCCGTTCGGGAGCAACGATTATCGGTGGTATGTCTCAAAAGCTTTCACGCAAGGCAGCAGCTGAGTTTTCGTTCTTTCTCGCTGTACCTACCATGCTTGGTGCGACAGCGAAAAAACTTTACGATTTCTACAAAAGCGGTTATGAATTTAAAGACAATGAACTAACGCTTCTCCTTGTCGGTAATATAGTAGGATTTATAGTTGCCATCATTGCTATCAAGTCGTTCATCGGGTATGTTACTAAACATGGCTTCAGAATATTTGGGTGGTACCGCATCGTGGTTGGAGGGATAATATTAATTTTGTTGCTTGCAGGAAAGAGCCTGCAAATAGTGTAA
- a CDS encoding trans-sulfuration enzyme family protein — MNEQSRLIRNQAERSQHREHSVPLYLTSSFIFDDAEQGRAIFAEEEAGNVYSRYSNPNTTELINKVCDLEGAEAGLAFASGMAAVFASTAGLLKSGDHIISCRSVFGSTHQLLNQLFPRWGITYTYVDALKPEEWEAAIRPETKMIFLETPSNPGLELVDLEWLGGFKKKYPHIILNVDNCFATPYLQKPIPYGIDLVCHSATKYMDGQGRVLGGIVAGRADLIKELMFFIRHTGPAMSAFNAWIFSKSLETLTIRMDRHCSSALQLAEMLEGHPEVEIVRYPHLPSHPQYELAKKQMKQGGGIVTFIVRGGFERAKRFLDALKMILITSNLGDSRSIATHPSSTTHSKLTEAERENLGIYPGSIRISVGLEDTEDIIADIKQALDNSK, encoded by the coding sequence ATGAACGAACAATCCAGATTAATTCGCAATCAGGCTGAACGCAGCCAGCACCGTGAGCACTCTGTTCCCCTTTATCTCACTTCGAGTTTTATTTTTGATGATGCAGAACAAGGACGTGCAATTTTCGCTGAAGAAGAAGCAGGAAATGTATACTCCCGTTATTCTAACCCAAATACAACAGAGCTCATCAATAAAGTATGCGACCTAGAAGGCGCTGAAGCGGGACTAGCCTTTGCATCAGGGATGGCGGCAGTATTTGCATCGACGGCAGGTCTGCTGAAAAGTGGAGATCACATAATATCCTGCCGTTCTGTATTTGGATCAACGCACCAGTTGCTGAATCAGCTATTTCCAAGATGGGGCATCACCTATACTTATGTAGATGCATTAAAACCGGAAGAATGGGAAGCTGCAATAAGGCCTGAAACAAAGATGATCTTTCTGGAAACCCCTTCCAATCCAGGACTCGAACTTGTAGACCTTGAATGGCTGGGTGGCTTCAAAAAGAAATACCCGCATATTATTCTGAACGTGGATAATTGCTTTGCTACCCCATACCTTCAGAAACCTATTCCTTATGGAATAGACCTGGTTTGCCATTCAGCCACCAAGTATATGGATGGACAGGGACGCGTTTTAGGAGGCATCGTAGCAGGCCGGGCTGATCTGATAAAAGAGCTGATGTTCTTTATTCGCCACACAGGCCCGGCGATGTCGGCCTTTAATGCCTGGATCTTTTCCAAAAGTCTGGAAACGCTTACCATCCGGATGGACAGGCATTGCAGCAGCGCGCTTCAGCTTGCTGAAATGCTTGAAGGACACCCCGAAGTGGAGATAGTACGGTATCCTCATCTGCCCTCCCATCCGCAGTATGAGCTGGCAAAGAAACAAATGAAACAGGGAGGCGGCATCGTTACTTTCATTGTAAGAGGCGGTTTTGAGAGAGCTAAACGCTTCCTTGACGCGTTGAAGATGATCCTTATAACCTCCAATTTAGGCGATTCGCGATCAATAGCAACACATCCCAGTTCAACAACGCATTCAAAGCTAACGGAAGCAGAACGCGAAAACCTGGGAATATATCCCGGCTCTATACGCATTTCCGTCGGACTGGAAGATACTGAAGACATTATTGCTGATATAAAGCAAGCCTTAGACAATTCAAAATAG
- a CDS encoding cell division protein FtsX: MEEFESSASSKKTKQVYISTVISIALVLLMIGLLGLILVHARNLSNYVKENIVLNIIVSDGAKEVDVLALQKQLDTHPFVLKTQYVSKELAARNLQKDLGEDFVQFLGYNPLLSSIDIYLKADYANNASIETLSRQLTKNPLVKEVIYQKSLIDMVNQNIKVIGLVILAFAMVLLVIAVALINNTIRLAIYSQRFLIKSMQLVGATKSFIQKPFLGYGLLHGFLGGLIAIILLLLTLYLAQQQIPELIILRNWIEFGFVFIAVIGIGILISVLSTYFAVSKYLRLKIYNLYR; this comes from the coding sequence ATGGAAGAATTTGAAAGCAGTGCTTCTTCTAAAAAGACCAAACAGGTGTATATATCGACAGTAATCAGCATAGCGCTGGTGCTGCTCATGATTGGGTTACTCGGGCTGATACTGGTTCATGCACGTAATCTTTCGAACTACGTTAAAGAAAATATCGTATTGAATATTATAGTAAGCGATGGCGCGAAAGAAGTGGACGTGCTCGCGCTTCAAAAGCAACTCGATACCCATCCTTTTGTACTAAAGACACAATACGTGAGTAAAGAACTGGCCGCCCGCAATCTTCAAAAAGACCTGGGTGAGGATTTTGTTCAGTTCCTGGGATATAATCCGCTTCTTTCATCTATAGACATCTACTTAAAGGCCGATTACGCGAATAATGCCAGCATCGAGACGCTGAGTCGCCAGCTTACTAAGAATCCCCTTGTAAAAGAAGTTATTTATCAGAAGTCACTCATCGATATGGTGAATCAGAATATAAAGGTCATCGGACTGGTTATCCTGGCGTTTGCGATGGTACTTCTCGTGATCGCAGTAGCTCTTATTAACAATACCATCCGTCTTGCCATTTATTCGCAGCGCTTCCTGATAAAAAGTATGCAGCTTGTGGGTGCCACCAAGAGTTTTATTCAGAAACCATTCCTGGGATATGGTCTGTTACACGGTTTCCTTGGCGGCCTTATAGCCATCATTCTACTGTTGTTAACCCTGTATCTCGCACAGCAACAAATACCCGAGCTCATTATACTACGTAATTGGATTGAGTTTGGGTTTGTGTTCATCGCTGTTATTGGCATCGGGATATTAATCTCAGTTTTAAGTACTTACTTTGCGGTCAGTAAATATTTACGGTTAAAAATTTATAACCTCTACAGATAA
- the leuS gene encoding leucine--tRNA ligase — protein MDYQFREIERKWQQFWSENQTYKVDNNSEKPKYYVLDMFPYPSGAGLHVGHPLGYIASDIFARYKRLKGFNVLHPMGYDSFGLPAEQYAIQTGQHPAVTTEQNIATYRRQLDQIGFSFDWSREVRTSDPSYYKWTQWIFMQLFNSWYNLESDRAESIKELEIHFSASGSAGVKAVCDEDVKSFTADEWKQMTEREQQEELLKYRLTYLRESTVNWCPALGTVLANDEVKDGVSERGGYPVEQKKMMQWSMRITAYADRLLQGLDTIDWPEPLKEMQRNWIGKSTGASVKFKVESSEPTHNSIEVFTTRVDTIFGVTFLVIAPEHELVPLLTTPEQKEEIETYIAQARKKSELDRMADTKTVSGAFTGSYVLNPLNGEKVPVWIADYVLAGYGTGAVMAVPSGDQRDWLFAKHFNLPVIQILDKQKDVEHEADPTKEGRYINSDFINGLTYQEAIPVLINKLEEIGAGRAKIQYRMRDAIFGRQRYWGEPVPVYFKENVPYLIEESELPLVLPEVDKYLPTEAGDPPLGRAKEWKYRGEAPYELSTMPGWAGSSWYWYRYMASPEERQGDTFAPQKAIQYWKDVDLYIGGSEHATGHLLYSRFWNKFLKDLALVEEEEPFKKLINQGMIQGRSNFVYRVINDDGVGTHVFVSYGLKDQYKTSHIHVDVNIVENEVLDLDKFRSFRPEFENAEFILENGKYICGVEVEKMSKSKYNVVNPDDIIERYGADTLRLYEMFLGPLEQSKPWNTNGIEGVFKFLRKFWKLFHNDQFEFFVSDEQPSRAELKSLHKIIRKVEEDIERFSFNTSVSSFMICVNELTDLKCNKRQILQDLVIVLAPYAPHITEELWTLLGNQPGTFSDAAFPKFNPDFLVEDEFAYPISVNGKMKMNLNISLALEVPEIEKVVLENAAVQKFLDGKPPKKVIVVKGRIVNIVI, from the coding sequence ATGGATTACCAGTTTAGAGAAATAGAGAGAAAATGGCAACAGTTTTGGTCAGAAAATCAGACTTATAAGGTTGATAATAACTCCGAAAAGCCTAAATATTATGTGTTAGACATGTTCCCTTATCCTTCGGGAGCGGGCTTGCACGTAGGACATCCTCTAGGATATATTGCCTCAGATATTTTTGCCCGTTATAAACGCCTTAAAGGGTTTAACGTTTTACATCCGATGGGTTATGACTCATTTGGGCTTCCTGCCGAGCAATATGCCATCCAGACCGGGCAGCATCCTGCGGTAACAACAGAACAGAATATTGCTACTTACCGGAGGCAGCTTGATCAGATTGGGTTTTCTTTCGATTGGAGCCGTGAAGTTCGGACGAGTGATCCTTCTTATTATAAATGGACACAATGGATCTTTATGCAGTTGTTTAATTCATGGTACAACCTTGAATCAGACAGAGCAGAGTCGATAAAAGAGCTGGAAATTCATTTTTCGGCATCTGGAAGCGCAGGCGTAAAGGCTGTTTGTGATGAAGATGTTAAAAGCTTTACTGCTGACGAATGGAAGCAAATGACTGAACGCGAGCAGCAGGAAGAGCTTTTGAAATATCGCCTAACCTATTTAAGAGAGAGTACCGTGAACTGGTGTCCTGCACTTGGAACGGTGCTTGCCAACGATGAGGTAAAGGATGGAGTCTCAGAAAGGGGAGGATATCCTGTAGAACAGAAGAAAATGATGCAGTGGAGTATGCGCATCACAGCGTATGCCGACCGGCTTCTTCAGGGCCTGGATACCATAGACTGGCCTGAGCCCCTGAAAGAGATGCAGCGAAACTGGATCGGCAAAAGTACAGGGGCCAGTGTGAAGTTTAAAGTTGAAAGTTCAGAGCCAACTCACAACTCCATAGAAGTGTTCACAACACGTGTAGATACGATCTTTGGTGTCACTTTTCTGGTTATTGCCCCCGAGCATGAGCTGGTACCTTTATTGACCACTCCGGAACAAAAGGAAGAAATAGAAACATATATAGCCCAGGCCAGGAAGAAATCTGAGCTTGACCGCATGGCCGATACGAAGACTGTATCGGGAGCCTTTACGGGAAGCTATGTGCTGAATCCTCTTAACGGTGAGAAGGTACCTGTTTGGATAGCCGACTATGTACTGGCAGGCTATGGTACAGGTGCCGTAATGGCTGTACCTTCGGGTGACCAACGCGACTGGCTCTTTGCAAAGCACTTTAATCTTCCTGTTATTCAGATCCTCGATAAGCAGAAAGATGTTGAGCATGAAGCTGATCCTACAAAAGAAGGCCGTTACATAAATTCTGACTTTATTAATGGACTGACCTACCAGGAAGCGATCCCCGTTTTAATTAATAAACTGGAAGAGATCGGCGCAGGCAGGGCAAAAATACAGTACCGGATGCGCGACGCCATTTTTGGTCGCCAGCGTTACTGGGGAGAGCCTGTCCCCGTTTATTTTAAGGAAAATGTTCCTTACCTGATAGAAGAAAGTGAGCTGCCTTTGGTTTTACCTGAGGTAGATAAATATCTGCCTACGGAAGCTGGTGATCCTCCATTAGGACGGGCAAAAGAGTGGAAGTACAGAGGAGAGGCTCCTTATGAACTTAGTACGATGCCTGGCTGGGCAGGTTCAAGCTGGTACTGGTATCGTTATATGGCATCGCCGGAAGAAAGACAGGGAGATACGTTTGCTCCGCAGAAAGCAATCCAATACTGGAAAGATGTCGATCTGTATATCGGCGGTTCTGAACATGCCACCGGTCACCTTTTATACAGCCGTTTCTGGAACAAATTTCTGAAAGACCTGGCTCTTGTAGAAGAGGAAGAACCGTTTAAGAAGCTGATCAATCAGGGTATGATCCAGGGGAGGTCGAACTTCGTTTACCGTGTTATTAATGACGACGGAGTGGGAACTCATGTTTTCGTGTCGTACGGATTGAAAGACCAGTATAAAACTTCTCATATTCATGTTGACGTTAATATAGTCGAGAATGAAGTGCTCGATCTGGATAAATTCAGGAGCTTCAGGCCTGAATTTGAGAATGCTGAGTTTATACTTGAGAATGGCAAGTATATATGCGGTGTAGAGGTGGAGAAAATGTCGAAATCGAAATATAATGTTGTAAATCCAGACGACATTATAGAACGTTACGGCGCAGATACCCTTCGTTTATACGAAATGTTCCTTGGTCCGCTTGAGCAAAGCAAGCCATGGAATACAAACGGTATAGAGGGCGTATTTAAGTTCCTCCGCAAATTCTGGAAGCTCTTCCATAATGATCAGTTTGAGTTTTTCGTATCTGACGAGCAACCGTCACGCGCAGAATTGAAGTCGCTGCATAAGATCATCAGGAAGGTAGAGGAAGATATAGAGCGCTTCTCATTTAACACCTCTGTATCCAGTTTTATGATCTGCGTAAATGAGCTGACAGATTTAAAATGTAACAAACGCCAGATCCTGCAAGATTTGGTTATCGTTCTGGCGCCCTATGCTCCTCATATTACCGAAGAGCTGTGGACGCTTCTGGGTAACCAGCCGGGAACTTTCTCTGATGCTGCTTTTCCGAAGTTTAATCCTGACTTCCTGGTAGAAGATGAGTTTGCTTATCCTATTTCGGTAAATGGAAAAATGAAGATGAACCTCAATATCTCTCTGGCCCTTGAAGTTCCGGAAATAGAAAAGGTGGTTCTCGAAAATGCTGCAGTTCAAAAGTTCCTTGACGGAAAACCTCCTAAAAAGGTGATTGTAGTTAAAGGCAGAATTGTAAATATTGTGATTTGA
- a CDS encoding sulfite exporter TauE/SafE family protein: protein MEIPSKEEEVTGEILSLEEPPKSAGQKWLFWLFSLSVITIAFILLWNFVPSFKARFEEIPHMFYYFLVAGFIFAMIDGAIGMSYGVTSTTFSLSMGIPPASASTAVHLSEILSNGIAGVMHYRMGNVNIKLFKMLVIPGIVGAMAGAYLLSSLEHYSMYTKPVVSVYTLILGAVILRKALNLTARKKTRQKKITNIRGLGLFGGFVDAVGGGGWGSIVLSSLIAGGRHARFSLGSVKLSRFFVAFMSSLTFITMLKGLHWEAIGGLILGSAIASPIAARVANKISAKSIMLAVGIIVILVSLKSIITFIIGWL from the coding sequence ATGGAAATACCATCAAAGGAGGAAGAAGTTACCGGAGAGATTTTATCTTTAGAGGAACCGCCAAAGTCTGCCGGTCAGAAGTGGCTGTTCTGGCTTTTTTCTTTATCAGTTATTACAATTGCATTCATCCTTCTCTGGAATTTCGTTCCGTCCTTTAAGGCACGCTTCGAAGAAATTCCGCACATGTTCTACTATTTTCTGGTGGCAGGATTTATTTTCGCAATGATCGACGGAGCTATCGGAATGTCGTATGGGGTCACCTCTACTACTTTCAGTCTCTCGATGGGAATACCTCCTGCTTCGGCAAGTACAGCGGTACACCTCTCCGAAATTCTTAGCAACGGCATCGCCGGGGTAATGCACTACCGGATGGGGAATGTAAATATAAAGCTTTTTAAAATGCTCGTAATTCCGGGAATTGTAGGAGCTATGGCCGGCGCCTATCTTCTGTCGTCGCTGGAGCACTACAGCATGTACACAAAGCCGGTTGTTTCCGTATATACCCTGATCCTCGGAGCGGTGATACTCCGCAAAGCGCTGAACCTCACAGCAAGAAAAAAAACACGGCAAAAAAAGATCACGAACATAAGAGGACTTGGTCTTTTTGGCGGCTTCGTTGATGCCGTGGGAGGTGGCGGCTGGGGCTCCATCGTACTTTCATCACTTATTGCCGGCGGACGCCATGCACGCTTTTCACTTGGATCGGTGAAACTATCACGATTTTTCGTGGCATTTATGAGCTCATTAACATTTATCACAATGTTGAAGGGCCTTCATTGGGAAGCCATTGGGGGGCTTATTCTAGGCAGCGCAATTGCTTCTCCCATCGCAGCAAGGGTTGCAAATAAAATATCTGCTAAATCCATTATGCTTGCCGTGGGAATAATTGTAATACTGGTGAGTCTCAAAAGTATCATAACCTTTATTATCGGATGGCTTTAA
- a CDS encoding LysE family transporter, whose amino-acid sequence MLLLTFLVAVLMNFLGYIPPGNINLTTVHISVNRGIKQALYFTTTFAVVDTIFTYILMRFAEWFAMHKNWLYIIDYLLIAVFLIMGYFSWHASTHPKHVEFKRRDSIRYGIILGIFNPMQIPFWMIGGTYLISQHWITTEGPGIELFSIGAGLGAFLSLSLFAYFARYIQEKFDLSTKIINRSISVIFFILAVIHIIKVAFF is encoded by the coding sequence ATGCTCCTTCTCACCTTCCTTGTCGCAGTGCTTATGAACTTCCTGGGATATATTCCTCCGGGTAATATTAACCTTACAACTGTTCATATTTCTGTAAACCGTGGAATAAAGCAGGCTTTGTATTTCACAACTACATTTGCAGTAGTCGACACCATATTTACATATATTCTGATGCGCTTCGCCGAATGGTTCGCCATGCACAAGAATTGGCTGTACATCATCGACTATCTTCTGATCGCTGTGTTTCTTATAATGGGATATTTCAGCTGGCACGCTTCTACACATCCAAAGCACGTTGAGTTCAAACGCCGCGACAGTATAAGATATGGCATCATACTGGGCATTTTCAATCCTATGCAGATCCCTTTCTGGATGATCGGAGGCACCTACCTCATTTCGCAGCATTGGATTACAACTGAAGGCCCCGGAATAGAACTGTTTTCTATAGGTGCTGGATTAGGAGCCTTTCTCTCCCTCTCTCTTTTTGCTTATTTTGCCCGGTATATCCAGGAAAAATTTGATCTCAGCACGAAGATCATCAACAGAAGCATCTCCGTCATCTTCTTCATCCTCGCTGTCATACACATTATCAAGGTAGCTTTCTTTTGA
- the truB gene encoding tRNA pseudouridine(55) synthase TruB: MDKEEIKREFPDFNFAEGELLLVNKPYRWTSFDVVSKIRNAFKPLKLKVGHAGTLDPLATGLLIICTGKLTKKIDEYQAQEKEYTGTMILGATTPSYDLETEVDAKFDISGITEEDIHAACTNFRGAIEQFPPAHSAVKIEGERLYHKARRGETVELRARSITIDTFEITRIALPEIDFRVVCSKGTYIRSLIHDFGKALNNGAYLSRLRRTRSGDFKSEDAYEVMELVGHIRSKKEKELSTQL; the protein is encoded by the coding sequence ATGGATAAAGAAGAGATTAAAAGAGAATTTCCGGACTTTAACTTCGCCGAAGGCGAGTTGTTACTCGTGAACAAGCCCTACCGGTGGACAAGCTTTGATGTCGTCAGTAAGATTAGAAATGCATTTAAGCCTTTAAAACTAAAAGTAGGTCATGCCGGAACACTCGACCCACTGGCAACCGGCCTCCTTATAATCTGTACCGGAAAGCTCACCAAAAAAATTGATGAGTATCAGGCGCAGGAAAAGGAATATACAGGCACCATGATCCTCGGAGCAACCACTCCCTCATACGACCTCGAAACGGAAGTTGACGCAAAATTCGATATTTCCGGAATTACAGAAGAAGACATCCACGCGGCATGCACAAACTTCCGGGGAGCAATAGAACAATTCCCTCCGGCGCATTCAGCCGTGAAAATTGAGGGCGAACGACTATATCATAAGGCTCGCCGGGGCGAAACTGTGGAACTTCGGGCCCGCAGTATTACCATAGATACTTTTGAGATAACCAGGATAGCACTGCCCGAGATTGATTTCAGGGTAGTGTGCAGTAAGGGTACCTACATTCGTTCCCTCATTCATGATTTCGGCAAGGCGCTCAACAATGGCGCCTACCTATCGCGACTCAGACGCACCCGCAGCGGCGACTTCAAAAGCGAAGATGCTTACGAAGTCATGGAACTCGTAGGCCATATCAGAAGTAAGAAAGAAAAAGAGTTATCAACACAGCTTTAG
- a CDS encoding DUF3098 domain-containing protein — protein MAKKTISENTENRQVHFIFDKSNYRLMLISIAVVVIGFALMAGDTDIYDFRKTVLAPIVVLIGFTIGFFAILKKRK, from the coding sequence ATGGCAAAAAAAACAATTTCTGAAAATACAGAAAACAGGCAGGTTCATTTTATTTTTGATAAAAGCAATTACAGGCTCATGCTCATCAGCATTGCCGTAGTCGTTATTGGATTTGCACTAATGGCCGGAGATACCGACATCTACGATTTCCGCAAAACAGTGCTTGCCCCTATTGTAGTGCTCATTGGCTTCACTATCGGATTTTTCGCAATTTTAAAGAAGCGTAAATAA
- a CDS encoding bifunctional riboflavin kinase/FAD synthetase produces MKVYKHLNEFQKSNNAVATIGTFDGVHIGHRKIISRLVEDARNMKGESVILTFFPHPRMILHPEDESLKLITTIQEKTELIESLGVDHLIITPFTRDFSNLSPESYIEQILIERIGIRKIIIGYDHRFGKDRAGNFALLQHYSSVYNYEIEKIAEQDIHDVAVSSTKVREALLHGDVKTAADFLGYPFHLTGKVIKGDQIGRKIGYPTANLLVEEAYKLIPADGIYAATIEVAQFGTTGNEWKGMAYIGNRPTINGMLRNIEVNIFDFDEEIYGKTLRLHFHHFVRGDMKFNGLDELRAQISRDKKSVMDYFG; encoded by the coding sequence ATGAAAGTATACAAACATCTCAACGAATTTCAGAAATCAAACAATGCAGTCGCTACTATCGGAACTTTCGATGGTGTGCATATCGGGCATCGTAAAATTATCTCCCGGCTGGTCGAAGACGCCAGAAATATGAAAGGAGAGAGCGTTATTCTTACGTTTTTCCCTCATCCCAGGATGATTCTCCATCCTGAAGACGAAAGCCTCAAACTGATAACCACCATACAGGAGAAAACTGAACTAATAGAAAGCCTGGGTGTTGATCACCTGATCATTACCCCCTTTACACGCGACTTTTCTAATCTTTCTCCTGAGAGCTATATCGAACAGATCCTGATAGAAAGAATAGGGATCAGGAAAATCATCATAGGATACGACCACCGTTTCGGCAAAGATCGCGCGGGAAATTTCGCTCTTCTGCAACATTATTCATCGGTGTACAATTATGAAATCGAGAAAATCGCAGAACAAGACATACACGACGTAGCGGTAAGTTCTACAAAAGTACGGGAGGCCCTCCTCCATGGCGACGTTAAAACGGCGGCCGACTTCCTCGGCTACCCTTTTCATCTCACAGGAAAAGTAATCAAAGGAGATCAGATAGGGCGCAAAATAGGCTACCCGACAGCAAATCTCCTTGTTGAAGAAGCGTATAAACTGATTCCTGCCGATGGAATTTACGCTGCCACCATTGAGGTAGCACAGTTCGGCACCACCGGCAACGAATGGAAGGGAATGGCCTACATCGGCAACCGTCCTACTATTAACGGCATGTTGCGCAACATAGAGGTGAACATTTTCGACTTCGACGAAGAGATCTACGGCAAAACATTGAGGCTCCATTTCCATCACTTTGTTCGCGGCGACATGAAGTTCAACGGGCTCGACGAGCTTCGGGCACAGATTTCGAGAGACAAGAAGTCGGTAATGGATTATTTCGGATAA
- a CDS encoding helix-turn-helix domain-containing protein: MIKVSFLVYAFFVIFQGTKVRRLLSLFAIILATLSLIFISAAQVSSPGLGPYRFLWSRIVIYLVMTGVVVVLFRHGLLTISQHIAQKRKGEIPRQTAENGEPAYQKSILPEDVMERYYERLKDAMETDQAFLDQELSLEGLASKLKMPRHHLTQLLSVYLDTNFYQFVNTYRVNYACDLIKSGGEVKSLEDIGLQSGFNSKTSFNRYFRNQTGCTPSEFRKRHKGS; the protein is encoded by the coding sequence GTGATCAAGGTATCTTTTCTTGTCTATGCCTTCTTTGTTATTTTTCAGGGAACCAAAGTGAGACGCTTATTGAGCCTTTTCGCGATCATTCTTGCAACGCTAAGCCTGATTTTCATATCAGCGGCGCAGGTATCGTCACCGGGCCTGGGGCCGTATCGCTTTCTCTGGTCGAGGATAGTGATATACCTGGTTATGACCGGTGTGGTTGTCGTTTTGTTCAGGCATGGTTTGCTGACAATTTCGCAACACATAGCGCAAAAAAGGAAGGGGGAGATCCCTCGCCAAACGGCGGAGAATGGAGAACCCGCGTATCAGAAGTCGATATTGCCGGAGGATGTAATGGAGAGATATTATGAACGATTGAAGGATGCTATGGAGACAGATCAAGCTTTTCTGGATCAGGAGCTTTCCCTGGAGGGACTTGCTTCGAAACTTAAAATGCCCAGGCATCATCTGACTCAACTACTGAGTGTCTATCTCGATACCAATTTTTATCAGTTCGTTAATACGTACAGGGTGAATTATGCCTGCGATCTTATTAAATCTGGTGGTGAAGTTAAATCTCTTGAAGATATAGGGCTTCAAAGCGGTTTTAACTCTAAAACCTCTTTTAACCGGTACTTTAGAAACCAGACAGGTTGCACTCCATCAGAGTTCAGGAAGAGGCACAAAGGAAGTTGA